A region from the Andrena cerasifolii isolate SP2316 chromosome 9, iyAndCera1_principal, whole genome shotgun sequence genome encodes:
- the Fibp gene encoding acidic fibroblast growth factor intracellular-binding protein isoform X1, with protein MLSEVDVFISNYTLVDPEMYQLWVDGHSSSDAVNILHQRGICQQTNAPIELVASDILDHYRTYALLEKLLHTPTKLASEQLAFQIEPQTSQMLIEMYYEFDDIVIRELLGKKLTSKSRKDMDEVSEKTSITLKSCRRQYDNVKRVFKVVEDLPGSLATNIEQHFLLSEDLAKRYAAVVFIACLRFEMNKRKLQFLTFPDLYHCANSMMSSWTYRCVGSEYFDTDLDREFLLGLAECKILLENDKHHKHLVCIKLKPMLLERSYQEVDTNFRSYSRAILGIGCNLHRSRDLRFFFLELVERCIEPWRQVNWTHTDLRSFLSVYTQCALDMDVLRDGELRDAFERYMTVLSCCLLRMYHT; from the exons ATGCTGTCAGAAGTCGATGTATTCATCAGCAATTATACTCTCGTCGATCCGGAGATGTATCAACTTTGGGTCGACGGTCATTCTT CGAGCGATGCCGTCAACATTTTACATCAGCGAGGGATATGCCAGCAGACGAACGCCCCGATCGAATTAGTAGCCTCTGACATTCTTGATCACTATCGAACTTACGCTCTCCTGGAGAAGCTGCTTCACACCCCCACCAAATTGGCGAGTGAACAGTTGGCATTTCAAATAGAGCCACAAACTAGTCAGATGCTCATCGAAAT GTACTACGAATTCGATGATATTGTTATCAGAGAATTGTTAGGTAAGAAATTAACGTCGAAAAGTAGAAAAGACATGGACGAAGTATCGGAGAAGACAAGCATCACATTAAAGAGTTGCCGCAGGCAGTACGACAATGTTAAAAGAGTGTTTAAAGTTGTGGAAGACTTACCGGGTTCTTTGGCTACCAATATTGAGCAACATTTCCTACTTTCCGAAGACCTTGCTAA GCGATATGCCGCTGTGGTATTCATAGCATGCCTTCGATTCGAGATGAATAAAAGGAAGCTCCAGTTTCTAACATTTCCTGATCTGTACCATTGCGCTAACAGTATGATGTCGTCTTGGACTTATCGTTGCGTAGGCTCGGAATATTTTGATACCGATTTGGACAGAGAATTTTTATTAGGACTCGCAGAGTGTAAAATACTTTTGGAGAATGACAAACATCACAAACA TTTAGTATGCATCAAACTTAAACCTATGCTTCTGGAACGTTCGTATCAGGAAGTGGACACAAACTTTCGCTCGTACTCCAGAGCGATATTAGGAATAGGATGTAATCTTCATCGTTCCAGAGATCTGAGGTTCTTCTTTCTGGAATTGGTGGAGAGGTGCATAGAACCATGGCGTCAGGTTAATTGGACGCACACTGATCTTAGAAGCTTCTTGTCCGTGTACACTCAGTGTGCTCTAGATATGGATGTACTTAG aGATGGCGAATTAAGGGATGCTTTTGAACGTTACATGACTGTCTTGTCGTGTTGCTTGTTGCGTATGTATCACACATGA
- the Fibp gene encoding acidic fibroblast growth factor intracellular-binding protein isoform X2 — translation MYSSAIILSSIRRCINFGSTVILVTSDAVNILHQRGICQQTNAPIELVASDILDHYRTYALLEKLLHTPTKLASEQLAFQIEPQTSQMLIEMYYEFDDIVIRELLGKKLTSKSRKDMDEVSEKTSITLKSCRRQYDNVKRVFKVVEDLPGSLATNIEQHFLLSEDLAKRYAAVVFIACLRFEMNKRKLQFLTFPDLYHCANSMMSSWTYRCVGSEYFDTDLDREFLLGLAECKILLENDKHHKHLVCIKLKPMLLERSYQEVDTNFRSYSRAILGIGCNLHRSRDLRFFFLELVERCIEPWRQVNWTHTDLRSFLSVYTQCALDMDVLRDGELRDAFERYMTVLSCCLLRMYHT, via the exons ATGTATTCATCAGCAATTATACTCTCGTCGATCCGGAGATGTATCAACTTTGGGTCGACGGTCATTCTTGTAA CGAGCGATGCCGTCAACATTTTACATCAGCGAGGGATATGCCAGCAGACGAACGCCCCGATCGAATTAGTAGCCTCTGACATTCTTGATCACTATCGAACTTACGCTCTCCTGGAGAAGCTGCTTCACACCCCCACCAAATTGGCGAGTGAACAGTTGGCATTTCAAATAGAGCCACAAACTAGTCAGATGCTCATCGAAAT GTACTACGAATTCGATGATATTGTTATCAGAGAATTGTTAGGTAAGAAATTAACGTCGAAAAGTAGAAAAGACATGGACGAAGTATCGGAGAAGACAAGCATCACATTAAAGAGTTGCCGCAGGCAGTACGACAATGTTAAAAGAGTGTTTAAAGTTGTGGAAGACTTACCGGGTTCTTTGGCTACCAATATTGAGCAACATTTCCTACTTTCCGAAGACCTTGCTAA GCGATATGCCGCTGTGGTATTCATAGCATGCCTTCGATTCGAGATGAATAAAAGGAAGCTCCAGTTTCTAACATTTCCTGATCTGTACCATTGCGCTAACAGTATGATGTCGTCTTGGACTTATCGTTGCGTAGGCTCGGAATATTTTGATACCGATTTGGACAGAGAATTTTTATTAGGACTCGCAGAGTGTAAAATACTTTTGGAGAATGACAAACATCACAAACA TTTAGTATGCATCAAACTTAAACCTATGCTTCTGGAACGTTCGTATCAGGAAGTGGACACAAACTTTCGCTCGTACTCCAGAGCGATATTAGGAATAGGATGTAATCTTCATCGTTCCAGAGATCTGAGGTTCTTCTTTCTGGAATTGGTGGAGAGGTGCATAGAACCATGGCGTCAGGTTAATTGGACGCACACTGATCTTAGAAGCTTCTTGTCCGTGTACACTCAGTGTGCTCTAGATATGGATGTACTTAG aGATGGCGAATTAAGGGATGCTTTTGAACGTTACATGACTGTCTTGTCGTGTTGCTTGTTGCGTATGTATCACACATGA
- the LOC143373390 gene encoding pyruvate dehydrogenase E1 component subunit beta, mitochondrial-like, protein MYSSAIRGIVRRSFSTSKWSAAQQMTVRDALNSAMDEEMERNDKVFLLGEEVAQYDGAYKVSKGLWKKYGDKRVIDTPITESGFAGLAIGAAMAGLNPICEFMTFNFSMQAIDQVINSAAKTFYMSAGRVNVPIVFRGPNGLSIGVAAQHSQCFGAWYSHCPGLKVVSPYSCEDAKGLLKAAIRDPDPVVVMENEILYGLSFPMSDEALSKDFILPIGKAKIERAGKHVTLVAHSRALVPTLEAANELAGKGIEAEVINLRSLRPLDIDTITKSAAKTHYVLTVEWGWPQAGIGAEISAKISESEAFYHLDAPVIRLTGVDAPVPYATSLENASVPQAPDVVYAVNKVLGLIK, encoded by the exons ATGTATTCG TCCGCTATAAGGGGAATCGTACGGCGATCTTTTTCCACGTCGAAATGGAGTGCCGCGCAGCAG ATGACGGTACGAGACGCTTTGAACTCAGCCATGGATGAAGAAATGGAAAGGAACGACAAAGTATTTCTATTGGGAGAAGAAGTGGCACAGTACGATGGCGCGTATAAAGTCTCTAAGGGTCTctggaaaaaatatggagaCAAACGGGTTATCGATACTCCTATCACGGAATCAGGATTTGCTGGTCTCGCCATTGGAGCTGCCATG GCTGGCTTAAATCCAATCTGCGAGTTTATgacatttaatttttctatgCAAGCAATCGACCAAGTCATTAATTCCGCAGccaaaacattttatatgtctGCTGGTAGAGTTAACGTACCAATTGTCTTCCGTGGGCCAAATGGATTATCAATAGGCGTAGCGGCACAACATTCTCAGTGTTTCGGTGCCTGGTACAGTCACTGTCCCGGTCTGAAAGTAGTCTCACCTTATAGTTGCGAAGATGCAAAAGGTTTGCTAAAGGCTGCAATTCGAGATCCTGATCCTGTCGTCGTAATGGAAAATGAAATCTTGTATGGTCTTTCATTCCCTATGTCCGACGAGGCATTGTCGAAAGACTTTATTCTGCCTATTGGTAAAGCAAAAATTGAACGCGCTGGTAAACACGTTACACTAGTGGCGCATTCCAGAGCCCTTGTGCCAACTTTAGAAGCAGCGAACGAGCTCGCCGGAAAAGGAATAGAGGCGGAAGTTATAAATCTCAGATCGTTGAGACCTTTAGATATTGACACCATTACAAAGTCAGCAGCAAAAACGCATTATGTTTTAACGGTGGAGTGGGGTTGGCCACAAGCCGGTATCGGAGCAGAAATTAGCGCTAAGATTTCTGAAA GTGAAGCGTTCTACCATCTTGACGCACCGGTAATTCGTTTGACAGGTGTTGATGCGCCTGTGCCTTACGCTACATCATTGGAAAATGCATCTGTACCGCAAGCGCCCGACGTAGTATACGCGGTGAACAAAGTACTCGGcttgataaaataa
- the Pdhb gene encoding pyruvate dehydrogenase E1 beta subunit, producing MYSSAVRGIVRRSFSTSKWSAAQQMTVRDALNSAMDEEMERNDKVFLLGEEVAQYDGAYKVSRGLWKKYGDKRVIDTPITEAGFAGLAIGAAMAGLHPICEFMTFNFSMQAIDQVINSAAKTFYMSAGRVNVPIVFRGPNGAAAGVAAQHSQCFGAWYSHCPGLKVVSPYSCEDAKGLLKAAIRDPDPVVVLENEILYGAQFPMSDEALSKDFVVPIGKAKIERAGKHVTLVAHSKVLDQTLEAANELAGKGIEAEVINLRSLRPLDIDTIVKSVAKTNHILTVEGGWPQSGIGAEISAKISESEAFYHLDAPVIRLTGVDTPMPYAVSLEIAALPQTADIVYAVNKVLGLIE from the exons ATGTATTCG TCCGCTGTAAGGGGAATTGTACGGCGTTCCTTTTCCACGTCGAAATGGAGTGCCGCGCAGCAG ATGACGGTACGAGACGCTTTGAACTCAGCCATGGATGAAGAAATGGAAAGGAACGACAAAGTATTTCTGTTGGGAGAAGAAGTGGCACAGTACGATGGCGCGTATAAAGTCTCTAGGGGTCTctggaaaaaatatggagaCAAAAGAGTTATTGATACTCCTATCACAGAAGCAGGATTTGCTGGTCTCGCCATTGGAGCTGCCATG GCTGGCTTACATCCAATCTGCGAGTTTATgacatttaatttttctatgCAAGCAATCGATCAAGTCATTAATTCTGCAGccaaaacattttatatgtctGCTGGTAGAGTTAACGTACCAATTGTCTTCCGAGGGCCAAATGGGGCAGCAGCAGGCGTAGCTGCACAACATTCTCAGTGTTTCGGTGCCTGGTACAGTCACTGTCCTGGTTTGAAAGTAGTCTCACCTTATAGTTGCGAAGATGCAAAAGGTTTGCTAAAAGCTGCAATTCGAGATCCTGATCCTGTCGTCGTATTGGAAAATGAAATCTTGTACGGTGCTCAATTCCCTATGTCCGACGAGGCTTTATCGAAAGACTTCGTTGTGCCTATTGGTAAAGCGAAGATTGAACGCGCTGGTAAACACGTTACACTAGTGGCGCATTCCAAAGTCCTTGACCAAACTTTGGAAGCAGCAAACGAGCTCGCCGGAAAAGGAATAGAGGCGGAAGTTATAAATCTCAGATCCTTGAGACCTTTAGATATTGACACCATTGTAAAGTCAGTAGCAAAAACGAATCATATTTTAACAGTGGAGGGGGGTTGGCCACAATCCGGTATCGGAGCAGAAATTAGTGCTAAGATTTCTGAAA GTGAAGCATTCTACCATCTTGACGCACCGGTAATTCGTTTGACGGGTGTCGATACGCCTATGCCTTACGCTGTATCATTGGAAATTGCGGCTCTACCGCAAACGGCCGACATAGTATACGCGGTGAACAAAGTACTCGGCTTGATAGAGTAA